One Bacillus sp. (in: firmicutes) genomic window carries:
- a CDS encoding GNAT family N-acetyltransferase, translating to MNLKYEIIPDDKIECCRDLCNELMAFQKSKAYIKPELFDNMNFETRMIPSIKSAIYNYTVVVKDDDKLVGYVYSNISPKETYSNEFATFFDLASVSRDNVGCLSQFYIKEEYRQYGIGSKLFNMSMKWLKQFDDVEDYFIFVSNGNHNALEFYKRKGFSVSHDILDGFITVLRCHRRDLMDLGSTE from the coding sequence ATGAATTTAAAATATGAAATTATACCTGATGACAAAATTGAATGCTGCAGAGATTTATGCAATGAACTCATGGCCTTTCAAAAGTCGAAAGCATACATAAAACCGGAATTGTTTGACAACATGAATTTTGAGACACGAATGATTCCTTCAATAAAAAGTGCAATATACAATTATACTGTGGTCGTTAAAGACGATGATAAATTAGTAGGTTATGTATATTCAAATATCTCTCCTAAAGAAACTTATTCAAATGAATTTGCCACTTTTTTTGACCTTGCATCTGTTAGTAGAGATAATGTAGGTTGTTTATCCCAATTTTATATTAAAGAAGAGTACAGACAATATGGGATTGGATCTAAACTTTTCAATATGTCAATGAAGTGGTTGAAACAATTTGATGATGTCGAAGATTATTTTATTTTTGTTTCAAATGGGAATCATAACGCCTTGGAATTCTATAAACGTAAAGGATTTTCTGTTAGTCACGATATATTAGATGGTTTTATAACCGTTTTACGATGTCACCGCCGGGATTTAATGGACCTGGGTTCGACGGAATGA
- a CDS encoding DUF4097 domain-containing protein, whose translation MIEIDVSSVSTAIIPESRKDLKADLDGKGKVMVKRHGDTVEVSVKQKWKWFDWFFFKDKAKLNIYIPEDYDRDMVINLGSGNVKFSGHSKTKPMKLEELILDIGSGNVELKNLSVQHFKHNGSSGNVNIDSLTTKTGSFDISSGSLHVKNYIGAIKAELSSGNLHVQMAKLIDSVDIKVSSGTVDLNLPTNADFTLNGKTSSGNIICDFPITSKKLSNKHISGTHGSAKHHINLTVSSGNIHIY comes from the coding sequence ATGATTGAGATTGATGTTTCAAGCGTTAGCACAGCGATTATTCCGGAAAGCCGAAAAGATTTAAAAGCAGATCTAGACGGAAAGGGAAAGGTGATGGTTAAAAGACACGGAGACACGGTAGAGGTAAGTGTGAAACAAAAATGGAAATGGTTTGACTGGTTTTTCTTCAAAGACAAGGCAAAACTAAATATTTATATTCCAGAAGATTATGATCGAGATATGGTAATAAATCTTGGCTCTGGAAATGTAAAGTTCTCCGGTCATTCAAAAACGAAACCAATGAAACTAGAAGAATTAATTTTAGATATTGGATCAGGCAATGTCGAACTCAAGAATTTATCGGTTCAACATTTTAAGCACAATGGTTCCTCAGGGAATGTCAATATAGACTCATTAACGACAAAAACAGGATCATTTGATATTAGTTCGGGAAGTCTCCATGTAAAAAATTATATTGGTGCTATTAAGGCTGAGTTATCATCAGGAAATTTACATGTACAAATGGCCAAATTAATAGATTCAGTTGATATTAAAGTAAGTTCTGGCACGGTGGATCTTAATCTTCCGACCAACGCTGATTTTACTTTAAACGGAAAGACAAGCAGCGGTAACATAATATGCGATTTCCCGATAACTAGTAAAAAATTGAGTAATAAACATATTTCAGGTACACATGGGTCAGCTAAACACCATATTAATCTAACGGTATCAAGCGGAAATATCCATATTTACTAA
- a CDS encoding DUF819 domain-containing protein has product MTYIGGGVNFAAMAAKFEAPGELVSATVVADNLMMAFYFVILMIIPTLAFFRKRYNIPHILEVEQESGSEEGKTLAESFWKRKNISLKDIALSVGTAFLLVIVSFKVAQLFDNLIPSGENASVLMNLLNGLFGDKYLMLTTITFITLALFPTYFDNLHGSQEIGTYLIYLFFVVIGIPATIPLIIKNAPLLLVFVLIIVLINMIVSLSAGKLIKANLEDIILASNANIGGPTTAAALAIAKGWKNLVGPILVVGTLGYIIGNYVGTLLGFWFSNLI; this is encoded by the coding sequence ATGACTTATATCGGTGGAGGAGTTAACTTTGCTGCAATGGCAGCCAAATTTGAGGCACCAGGGGAATTAGTTTCTGCTACTGTTGTGGCTGATAATTTAATGATGGCTTTCTATTTTGTGATTCTAATGATTATTCCTACATTAGCCTTCTTCAGAAAGCGGTATAATATTCCTCACATTCTCGAAGTAGAACAGGAGAGTGGATCCGAAGAAGGAAAAACGTTAGCCGAAAGTTTCTGGAAAAGAAAAAATATTTCATTAAAAGATATCGCCCTATCTGTCGGAACTGCATTTTTACTTGTAATCGTCTCATTTAAGGTAGCCCAGTTGTTCGATAACTTAATTCCATCAGGTGAAAATGCTTCCGTTCTAATGAATCTATTGAATGGTCTTTTTGGAGATAAATATTTAATGCTTACCACCATTACCTTTATTACATTAGCGCTATTTCCAACATATTTTGATAACCTTCATGGTAGTCAAGAAATTGGAACATATCTCATTTATTTATTCTTCGTCGTTATCGGAATTCCAGCAACCATTCCGCTTATTATAAAAAATGCACCGTTGTTATTAGTGTTTGTGTTGATCATCGTACTAATTAATATGATTGTTTCTTTAAGTGCAGGAAAGTTAATAAAAGCGAACCTTGAAGATATCATCCTAGCAAGTAACGCCAATATTGGAGGACCAACGACTGCAGCTGCATTGGCTATTGCTAAGGGGTGGAAAAACTTAGTCGGTCCGATATTAGTTGTTGGAACACTTGGCTATATTATCGGAAACTATGTGGGTACATTACTAGGTTTTTGGTTTTCAAATTTGATATAA